The Anolis carolinensis isolate JA03-04 chromosome 2, rAnoCar3.1.pri, whole genome shotgun sequence genome contains the following window.
tgatggagtacttccttattcctttccgcacgctgctggaagtttttatggtgtcatagattagttaaattggcctccccacataaagcggtacctaaattttctactcaacagatgtaactgtctttcgagcagcataggtcaacagcaagctaggctattaatggtcgggagctcaccaGGCTAGCTTCGAAGTCATGACCtttcgatcagtagtgatttattgcagctggctactaaccagctgcgccacagcccggcccggttaGACCTTTAGGGGATATTTGACCTCACTTCTAGCCAGTGGAGCAGGGAGCAATGGAATGGCGCAGGAGACGCATCTCTGGGGGCCTTGTGATCGCCATTACCAGCAACCACAAAACCACAGCAACCACCATCAAATCTACTGTTCTGGAGTGTCGTAGATTTCTAATTGACCATCATTACTAAGATAAGTGAGAGGGAGGCTGGGAGAGGCGAAGGCCTGTGTTATGGGTGCCGTTTCCTGCCATTAGAAAtagtgaagtgacacaccacctaaGTTATGTTTgattttttggcgaattttgacacaccaagctcaaaaggttgcccatcactgtcctaggatataaagcctgtctggaagggccctccgttttgaaattaaatggatgattttcctacctccaACGCACACTCTTCAATCTATAGTGTTGGGACACACAACAGAGCCTCCTCCAAGAtctcagatttctggaaggctcCTATGGTCCTTCATGCATCTGGGCTCCAATGAGTTTAGGGTTCTATAGGTCAAGACTTGCAGTGAGTTGAGAAGAGAAGCAAATTGGAATCCAATGCAGTTCTTGCTAAACAGttccagcttatctgtccaaacgtatctacctctatgacccacctcggaggttaagatcatcggggagcccctgctctcagtcccaccaccttcgcaagcaCAACTAGTGGGGACGAGAGGCAGGGCCTTGTCACTAGTGGCCCctcgtctgtggaactccctccccaatgaaatcaggtcATCCCCCTCCTCCTATCCTTCAGGGAAAAACTGAAGACGTGGCTATGGGACCAAACATTCAACCAGTAATTTgtagcagtgcaataatgataatgaattaATGTGATCAACAAATGGACGAGCCTTGGACTACGATTTGAATTTGCGTGATTTTAATTGGTGTTTTAATCATTGATGTTTCAATTGTATGGATTTCAATTGTATCTGTTTATTTTCAGATTTATACgtgttggcatcaaattgttgcctgctgtgaagccaccctgagtcccctttggggtgagaaggatgggttacaaatgtgggaaatgatgatgatgatgatgatgatgatgatgatgatgatgttatgggTCTAAAATGCACACCTGACACCACTCGGGCTTCTACATTTTGTACTAGCTTCAGTTTCCAAGCATTTTCCAAGGGCAGCGCCTTGTAGAGTGCATTACCGAAATCTAATTGAGAGGTAAAATAATGgagtgcatttgtatgaaatcattgttcgttttgtttagtttgattcgttttgtatcagttttgtatttgtccccatttccaaaaatggggcgcctatatgAATAGAATTTAAGTCTCGCTTATAAAAAAAATGGGAgtcccgatggcgaagtgtgttaaagcactgagctgctgaacttgcagaccaaaaggtcccaggttcaaaccccgggagcggcgggagcggccgctgttagctccaggttctgccaacctagcagttcgaaaacatgccaatgtgagtagatcaataggtaccgctccggcgggaaggtaacggcgctccatgcagtcatgctggccacatgaccttggaggtgtctacggacaacgccggctcttcggcttagaaatggagatgagcaccaacccccagagtcagacatgactggacttaacgtcaggggaaacctttaccttttaccttataaaaaaatgaaatttttcgGACCATTGGGTGCAATGGCTTCTGATGCTCACCCCTCCTCTCCCccactcggtttttgggctagaggggtgaaaatcgccacgcACAGAGGGCGTTTCTACCCCTTTTCGCccatcaacttttaaaacatttgggtcttccccagagtactgttGTTAGGGTGGGAGGaataactcttctctgtttgaggcaggtgtgaatgtttgaattggccaccttgattagcatggaaaagcctttcagcttcaaggtctggctgcttcctgcctgggggaatcctttgtttggagatgtTGGCTAGTCCTAATTATTTCTTGtcttctaagtgttgttctttttttactgccccgatattagatttttttaaaaatactcagattttgttcattttcatggtttctttctgttgacattgtccacatgtttgtgaatttcagtggcttcatgGATATCTAAACCCCAACTGTCTAGTATCCAACtgacttcacaacctttgaggagagcgaggagagggaagaaagaaaggagtcgATAGGAAAACGAAAAGGGGAAATAAAGGGAAGTgaagagggaagggaaaaaagagcgAAGGAatcaagaaagagggaaagaagggagaaaggaaggaagggggaaaagatggagggaaggaaggaaggaaggaaggaaggaaggaaggaaggaaggaaggaaggaaggaaggaaggaaggaaggaaggaaggaaggaaggaaggaagggagaaaaggacggagggagggaaggaaggaaggagagaaggaagggagaaaggaaggaaggagggaagaaagggaggaaggaaggaagggagggagggagggagggagggagggagggagggagggagaaaggaaggaaggaaggaaggaaggaagggagaacggaaagaaggaagggagaaaaaaggaagggagaaaagaaggaaagaagcgaGAAAGAAAGGCAGCTCtatactatgcaatcctgggagttatagtttttcaaggtctacaccctatgcaagaaaagcacaggatGTAGCAAGACATGCTGGACCAATGTCCTTCCTTTTGAAAATATAGAAGACAATGCTTGTTTAAGTGTGATGTAGAAGTGATGCTCCTTAAATGTTTGTCCCGCCTTCCTCATCTTCATCCTATGCCAAGGGTGGGCATGGTGCAGCTTTCCAGGGAGCTTTTTGTCATTGGAAGAATTTAATAAACCActgggaatgtttttaaaaacgaGATGCCAAggataaggaaaggaaagaaagaggagggtATCTCTGAGGTGGATAAGAATGGAATAGGAAACGTTCTCCAAAACCCATGGAGCTGTATCCATCCCTCCCATGCTTAAAATCAGATCTAGAGGCAAATGGTATTAAAATTGTCTGGTTTTATTCAATTGCCAGTATTATACTTAAGCATACATGTTTCTTCTCCTAATGTAAATGCCTTGAGTGCCATGGAACGCAAAACTAAACTGCAAATTTCCCACAGTATTTCAGGCCATTTTCTAGTTTTCTTCATTTGTTGATCTGCAGCCGACTGGTTCACAGCAAAAGAGCAAGGCAGTAGAAGGCTCTTAGAAGTAGGTCAGTGGATCACTTGCTGTCTTCCCCGTCTGGTAACTAGTCAAAGAGACCTTTTCACCGGTATGAGAAAGGGGTTTGAAGACACGCAGGTGGAGATATTCTCCATGACCAACATCAACCTGCAGGGAAGAGGGAATAACCAGCCACTCTGAAAACGTTGCCTTTGTTGTTACCAGATGCCACAATCACTAAACAGAGGTACCTCCTCCCAAATCTGTACAGACTGCCCCAGTCTTGGAGAACTTCTAGAGGACAAAGAATAACCCATCTTGAGATGGAATCTTCTAAAAGAGATATGAGACCATCTCACTTGATCTTCTTATCTGTGGCCAGGGTACATGTTGATAGCATTTGGCTTGCTTAAGTGTTTTTGTTTGTCTACTTTTAGGTCTCACTCACCAGACCAGAGGTTCAAAGGTACTGAACTTAACAGCATAGGGAGGctatgagtctttcgggctgtaaggccatgttccgaaagctttctctcctggcgtttcacccacatctgtggcaggcattctcaggggttgtgaggtaccagatgtgggcgaaacatcaggagagaaagcttttggaacatggccttacagcccaaaagactcacagcaccccagtgattctgaccagaaggccttcgacaatatatCTTAACAGCGTACACAACCACAAGTCTTAGGGCTCAgctgaaagggacccccaaaacaTATGAATATTTCCAAAAAGGATACATTTGGAGCAGAGGAACGTTTGGTATCTTCATAccaaaccaagtacagtagagtctcacttatccaagctaaacgggctggcagaagcttggataagcgaatatcttggataataaggagggattaaggaaaagcctattcaacatcaaattaggttatgattttacaaattaagcaccaaaacttcatgttatacaacaaatttgacagaaaaagtagttcaatacgcagtaatgttatgttgtaattactgtatttactaatttagcaccaaaatatcacgatatattgaaaacattgactacaaaaatggcttggattatccagaggcttagataagcgaggcttggataagtgaaactctactgtaccttacaTTCCCCTCAACCCCATGTAATGTCCCCTTTCTTCAGCCACTCCTTACACACACAAACCCTCACTAACCCATATCCCCACATAtactacatacatatacacacgtCACAAGCACACATAACCTCCTATATATTTGGCTCTAGACACTTCCTTTAACTCTAATTGTAAGCACCCAACCCCAGCACACTGCAGGCACTAGCACCCATTTAGCCCATATCTTACACCCCAAATCCAGACGCCGCCACCTACGCTCCTCATTGGCTTATGCCATACAGTACATTCACACCCCATATACCTCCAAACAGCCCAGATGCACCCAGGCACATAAACCACATCCAGACCGATCCACACACCTTTTGCAACCCAcacaacagtgattctcaacctgtgggtccccagatgttttgcccttcacctggtaaactggctgggatttctggggactcacagattgagaagtACTGTCATACAGAATCTGGAAGTCACCAAAAGGGAAGCCTTCAGAAATATGCAATTCAGGGGGAATGAATACACTGAGGGTGCAtcgacactgtagaattcatgcagtttgacacctctttaactaccatggctcaatgctttggaatcataggAGGTATTGTTCATAAGATATTTCGACTGCATTGGCAACACTGACCGAAATGAAGTAGTTAACTCCAGCAACCGTCTGTGACTTGAATTCAAAAGCCTTGAAAATTGAATAAGTCTTGTTTTCCTTCTGTTCTATTTCACCTTTCACCTGAAATTAACATGAAGAGTTTCACATTTTACTTCCTGTACAGAAAAGAATGGAACAGTGTCAGGAAAAAGGTGAGAAGTTGTCCCATTTTGTAAGTATATGTCCCAttttgtgtatatggcattgaatgtttgccaattatgtgtacgttgtgattcaccctgagtcccctttggggtgaaaagggcggaatttaaatacagtaaataaataaattattcaaaataatttCTAGTCAAAGCAAATGATTGAAATCGTCTTCctggaggccccttctacactgccatataaaatccagattatctgctttgaactggattatatggcagtgtagactcagataatccagttcaaagcaaactgtggattatctgatttgataatctggattatatagcagtgtagaaggagtctgTGTTAGCATTCCAATTGTTCAGAAGCTACCAGGATCCAGAACCACCTCCCAGTCTATGATTCTTATCCGTTGAGGTTTATGGGGTGTAAATGTCTTCCAGAAGAGATGGGTTCACTGAGCCGGAGGAAGCACCCACAAGGAGTACTGCCACCTTACTCACTACTCACTAGGATGGTTTAAAGCAATATGTCTTTGCCAGTCTTCCTAAAATACAGTTTCATTTAACTATGCTTTTTCAGCCTTCTGATGGGCCCGTTCACTCACCTGGTCAACTACCTCCTGAACTTCTGTAGTAGCAGGTCTGACTTCGGATAAGCCTCCGGCACTCATGGTGACACATCAGATGCGAGGAGTCTGGATAGTCTGTGCCGTTAAATCAGAAGCAACTGTGATGTTAGCTAGTAGTTTGGCGCTTTATATCCTCACACAGAGGGACAATTGACTCAGGAAGAGTGTGCAATCCTGACCAATGAGTGATGAGCACATGACTCACCTTCGCTTTTGGAGAGTGATAAGTCAGCAGACCTTGCCATCTTGTTAAACATATCGCAACCAAATTGGGGGCAGGTTGCATGCATAGCTCTTTGAAATGCAAGAGCTGAATCCAATGTTAATCCCAGTTcattaaaatgcaaataattCATTACAATTGCAAATAATGAGACTTTTTAGTGACCATTAACTTCAATGGCTTTTCCTGGATTAATTTATAGCAACCGACAGGGGGACTGGTCAGGATCTTGGCGAAGATAACTCTTTCCCTCTGCTTTGTTTccctctggagcatggccatacagcccggaaaactctcagcaaacgGCATCAGACTCTAGTTTTGCAAAACCTGTCTATCATCTTCTCTGCTGGGGAAGGTCTCGCACAACTacagctccctggattccatcGTATGGATCTCTACCAGCTAAAATGTGGCCAGACTGCATTCACTTAACAGAgaatacaataacaacaaaattaaGACTCTCCCAGCCATTTGCAATGCAGAGtcatgtatatcatagctcctatggtattttcactctctaactatattacatactcatattatttaccttttgtgacccttcacctagtgctatcccttcaccccagaccagccaattacaatatttatttccaaaattccattgtttcttttacaggtttttccccctttccttctaagTATACAaattctataaattttccccatatcttcccaaaatcatccttttttaataaccctcttttaattttaatattacatgtcaatttatcatttatcgcaatatcccaaacctccttataccattcttccaattggcactcctcccttcctttccattttttggctattaacaatcttgctgctgttaccaagttggcgattagttcctttaactcttttgatatttgaatattatccataaatgacaacagtgctatttcaggcgttcctattatttctgttttggtgattccctttatttctttaaaaacgttctcccaaaatttttgaacatatttacaggaccaccacatatgtatatatgtaccccaTGCCAGCTCTAAAGGGAAGGGAAGTGCAAAGGAAGCAAGGGAAGAAAGAGTTAAGCGGGAAGAAGGTgttaagaaagaagagaagactaGAGAGGGGATCAGGAAacaagaggaaagaaaggaggggaaaagggttaagaaggaaggaaagcaacagtgaggagcaaaagaaaaaaaaaggaaatagttaaggggaaagaaagaagtttgcgttaagatggaaggaaggcaacagtgatgtgggaaggaaggaagaaaatagtCATGAGGAAAGAAACCAAggagtttctgtgagttttcccggctgtctggccatgttccagaaacattctctcttgacgtttcacccacatctatggcaggcatcctcagaggtagtgaggtctattggaatctaggcaagtccggtttatatatctgtggaatctttagggtgggagaaagaacgcttgcctgcctgaggcaagtgtgaatgtttcaaattGGCCGGCTTGATCAATacctttcaacaaaggattccctcaggcaggaaacacccaggctttgaagctgcaagccttcTGCTTACCTCTCCTCCAGCTTACTTTCcccactactagctgtgcccggccacacgttgctgtggcgaagtatggtggtataggaaataaagtattgaggaattggtggtagttaaggtaaagggtaaacggttccccctgacattaagtctatatatataaaagagtgattgcatcacggcgactcacaaaacaacaaaagtacaggccccccaacctcaaaatttgacaacacaacccatcatccatgcctcaaggttgatacaacaaaaagaaaagaaaaataaagtcctaattagagggagagcaataattgttttttatccaattgctgccagtttagagggctaatctctgcccacttggtcgcctagcaaccagcctgtcagccaagggacagccagggttcagttaggggacaggcagatttaggcctaatttaggcttcttccacagattatctaatttgcactggattatatggcagtgtagactcaaggcccttccacacaactatataacccatttataatcttatattatctgctttgcactggattatcttgactccacactgccatataatccacttcagtgtgcattttatacagctgtgaagaaggggtctcatataatccacttctaagcagataatataagatgatcaagtagactctcacttatccaacataaacaggccggcaggataagtgaatatgttggataaaaagaagcgattcaggaaaagccgattaaacaaattaagcaccagaacatcatattatacaacaaatttgacagaaaaagtagttccatgcgcagtaatgctatgtagtaattacagcagagtctcacttatccaacactcgcttatccaactatctggattatccaacgcatttttgtagtcaatgctttcattgatattttgctgctaaattcataaatacagtaattactacatagcattactgtgtattgaactactttttctgccaaatttgttgtctaacatgatgttttgtgcttaatttctaaaatcataacttaatttgatgtttaatagggttatccttaatccctccttattatccaacatattcgcttatccaacgttctgccggcccgtttatgttggataagtgagactctactgtactgtatttacaaatttaccagtaaaatatcacaatgaatttaaaacactgactacaaaaacattgcttatgaaaaggcagactgcgttggataatccagaacattgtataagcgaatcttggataagtgagattctactttaatatgaaataattactgggatagaataatgcagaaccatataatctctaaaaccaggacagtaaataaacaggtctggctggttcctgcctgagggaaccctttgtttggaggtgttagctggccctgattatttcttgtcttctgaatgttgttcttttttactgtcccaattttagatttttttaaaacactcagattttgttcattttcatggtttcttcctttctgttgacattgtccacatgtttgtggatttcagtggcttcacagatatctaaacctcaACTGCCTAGTATCCAactgacttcacaacctctgaggatgcctgccacagatgcagacgaAACTtgaggaaggaatgcttctggaacatggccatggagcccagaaaactcacagcaacccaccggactcaagttttgcaaggtctgtcctgattttagagggtttttttaaaaaaaatacagtactagtagaaatattttattcattttcatggtttcctcctttctgttgaaattccacagatacataaaccccacttgcctagtttccaacagacctcacaacctctgagggtgcctggcatagatacaggcgaaacatcaagagagaatgcttctggaacatggccatacagcccagaaaactcacagcgagccagtgattccggccctgGAAGCCTTGAACAACACAAAGGAGTTAAGAGctgggaagaggaggaaaggaaggggagagcgaggagagggaagaaagagaatCGATAGGAAAacgaaaaggggaaagaaaggcaggggtgaagagggaagggagaaaagagcAAAGGAatcaagaaagagggaaagaagggagaaacgaaggaagagagaaaggaatgagggagggaaggaaggagggagggagggaaaaaagaagggaaaaagaaaggagggagggaaggaagggagaaagggagggagggaggaaggaaggcagtcaggcagggagggcgggagggagggaggaaggaaggaaggacggaaggaaggaaggaaggaaggaaggaaggaaggaaggaaggaaggaaggaaggaaggaaggaaggaaggggaaaaggaagggagaaaggaaggaaggaagggagtaaagaaggaaggaagtgaaaaaagaaagaagggagaaaggaaggaatgaaggaagggaggcaaggaggaagggagggagggaggaaggaaggaaggaaggaaggaaggaaggaaggaaggaaggaaggaaggaaggaaggaaggaaggaaggaaggaaggaaggaaggggaaaaggaagggagaaaggaaggaaggaagggagtaaagaaggaaggaagtgaaaaaagaaagaagggagaaaggaaggaatgaaggaagggaggcaaggaggaagggagggaggaaggaaggaaggaaggaaggaaggaaggaaggaaggaaggaaggaaggaaggaaggaaggaaggaaggaaggggaaaaggaagggagaaaggaaggaaggaagggagtaaagaaggaaggaagtgaaaaaagaaagaagggagaaaggaaggaatgaaggaagggaggcaaggagggagggaggaagggaggaaggaaggaaggaagggaaaaaggaaggaaggaagggagtaaagaaggaagggaaaaaaagaaggaacggagaaaggaaggaaggagggaaggaaggaggcaggagGCGCTTGTATTGTGAACCGCAGAGGCGGTGGAGGCGAGGGCGCTGGTCCTACCTGTTGCGTGGTGAGGCTGGGATAGGCGTCCGGATGGCCTGGCGACCCGCGGCTGCCCTGGAGGAGGTGTCGAAGCGGCCGGGGAAGTCCTGGTACATGGTCCGAGGAGACACCCCTCGCCGGGCCCCGCAtcacctcccttcccttcccttccgacTCTGGAAGCCCAGGCTCAGCCTTGGCTCCCCTTCTCTCCTTTGGCGACTTTGAGGTCCATTCACTTCTGCTTCTCACCTTCCCCTTTAAAGACAATCCAGAACAAACATACGGTATATCTCCAAAACCTAGAACTAATGCccggcttccctccctccctttcttgcttGCCTccctcttctctgtctctctcttgctTTGCTTCCTGTAGTTTTTGAAATCGAGGCCAATCTTCGCTTCCTGTATAAATGTCTTTGCCTGGTCTCTTTGGGGTTGGATCTTGCTGCCTCCTACTCTCCCTGCCCGCCCCTCTCTCCATCTGGGCACTGAACCGGGCGCCTTCCGCATTCGCGTACTTCGGGGGTTCATAGATGCGCAGGTGCAGATATTCTTTACCACCACCATCAACCTGCAGGGATGAAGGAATAATCAGCCACTCTGAAAACTGCTTTTTTTGTTaccaaatgtcaaaatcaagagTCACTAAACAGAGATACGTCCCCAATCTGTAGAGACTGCCCCAGTCTTGGAGAACTTCTAGAGGACAAAGAATCTGTAGTGATGTGAGACCATCTCATCTGATCTTCTTATCAGTGGCCAGGCTACATGTTGATAGCATTTGTCTTGTTTAAGTGTTTTTGATTCTCTACTTTTAGGTTTCACTCACCAGACCAGACGACTGGACAGGGACTGGAAAGCTACTGAGCTTAACagcatagggttgctgtgagtttttcgggctgtaaggccatgttccagaagctttctctactgacatttcgcccacatctatggcagccattctcagaggttgtgaggtaccagatgtgggcgaaacatcaggagagaaagcttttggaacatggccatacagcccgaaggactcagcaacccagtgactctggctatgaaggccttcgacaataaATCTTAATAGCATACACAACCACAAGTCTTAGGACTCAGCTGAAAGAGATCCCCAAGACATATGAATATTTCCAAGAAGGATACATTTGGAGTGGAGGGACACTAAACCAAGTACCGTACATTCCCCTCAACCCCATGTAACGTCCCCTTTCTTCAGCCATTCCTTACACACACATACCCTCACTAACCCACATCCCCACATAtactacacacatatacacacgtcACAAGCACACATAACTCTGATATATTTGGCTCTAGACACTCTTAACATATTCCTTTAACTGTAAGCACCCAAACCCAGTACACTACAGGCACTGGCACCCATTTAGCCCATAtctagggagatgttgacaagctggaaagcgtccagaggagggcgactaaattattaagggtctggagaacaagccctatgaggagcggcttaaagagctgggcatgtttagcctgcagaagagaaggctgagaggagacatgatgagggccatgtacaattacgtgaagggaagtcatagggaggagggagcaagcttgttttctgctgccctggagactaggacatggaacaatggcttcaaactacaggaaaggagattccacctgaacatcaggaagaacttcctcactgtgagagctgttcgacagtggaactctctgccccggagtgtggtggaggctccttctttggaggcttttaaacaga
Protein-coding sequences here:
- the LOC100558850 gene encoding cystatin-A, whose translation is MSAGGLSEVRPATTEVQEVVDQVKGEIEQKENKTYSIFKAFEFKSQTVAGVNYFISVDVGHGEYLHLRVFKPLSHTGEKVSLTSYQTGKTASDPLTYF